The Solea senegalensis isolate Sse05_10M linkage group LG9, IFAPA_SoseM_1, whole genome shotgun sequence genome has a segment encoding these proteins:
- the gem gene encoding GTP-binding protein GEM produces the protein MLSTVRRHSLRLQTELHRWSICDPGSNLLPENFLARVPACISRSKSCTSSAGESDDSRGSWSSSDSVISIDSAGEALEPGRPYRVVLLGANGVGKTAFARIFAGAEDSMDTDECELCGDETWEKMIEVDGESATVTLLDTCDAETGSEWSQECHMQTGDAFLLLYSITDRASFLRASELRINLRRFRPAQHTPIILVGNKCDLVRCRDVSVSDGRACAAVFDCKFIETSAAMQHNVWEAFHGIVRQLRLRRDSKEANKRRRHTKYNTRRESLPTKAKRFLDKVVAKNNPSMAFWLKSKSCHDLSVL, from the exons ATGCTGTCCACGGTGCGCCGGCACAGCCTCCGCCTACAGACCGAGCTGCACCGCTGGAGCATCTGCGACCCGGGCAGCAACCTGCTCCCGGAAAACTTCCTGGCTCGAGTCCCCGCCTGCATCTCCCGCTCCAAGTCCTGCACCAGCTCCGCGGGGGAGTCGGACGATAGCCGCGGGAGCTGGTCCTCCTCAGACTCGGTCATCTCCATAGACTCCGCCGGGGAAGCGTTGGAACCCGGGAGACCGTACCGGGTGGTGCTGTTAGGGGCCAACGGAGTTGGTAAGACGGCGTTCGCCAGGATCTTCGCCGGGGCAGAGGACAGCATGGACACCGATGAGTGCGAGCTGTGTGGAG ATGAAACATGGGAAAAGATGATTGAGGTGGACGGAGAGTCTGCCACTGTAACTCTGCTGGACACATGTGATGCAGAG actgGCAGTGAATGGTCTCAGGAGTGCCACATGCAGACAGGCGATGCCTTCCTACTGCTGTACTCCATAACTGACCGTGCGTCGTTCCTGCGAGCGTCTGAGCTCCGGATCAACCTACGCCGCTTCCGTCCGGCTCAGCACACACCAATCATCCTGGTGGGGAACAAGTGTGACCTTGTGCGATGTAGAGACGTGTCAGTCAGTG ACGGCCGCgcctgtgctgctgtgttcGACTGCAAGTTTATCGAAACCTCTGCTGCCATGCAGCACAACGTGTGGGAGGCCTTCCACGGCATAGTGCGACAGCTGCGTCTGCGCCGAGACTCCAAAGAAGCCAACAAACGTCGCAGGCACACAAAGTATAACACGCGCCGCGAGAGCCTCCCTACAAAGGCCAAGCGTTTCCTTGACAAGGTGGTAGCAAAGAACAACCCCAGCATGGCGTTTTGGCTGAAATCAAAGTCCTGCCATGACCTGTCTGTCCTGTAA
- the cdh17 gene encoding cadherin-17, whose protein sequence is MCCSVITLWSHLLDLPGKAVIMTSMVHLLLLPLLLSIAGGKDLEEKKGPFEDTMLDVPEGTPVPYPMHQFQMTHPDVNNFRLSGEEKDVIKMSTDGWLYLEKPLDWSKEDHYIIKVEALAGDQVVDGPIFVTINVLDINNNAPSFNQTYYTALIRENSAAGVPFTRVFASDLDDPETTNAHLTYSLVNQFPNTKNIILFQINPNTGEISTTEEGAKMLKARESIHYSRGEDRSLDALKTKFNEYCPGPKTPYEENPFFTCVERAEVRRRSMDPLNDPDYTLFVRVQDLGGASESALSGNTRVHIIVQPNLWVNPGPISITENLDVTYPLKIAEVQSNDPEAIYSLVQKERELKFPFQITEDGKIFLTEALDREDKDMYNLVVFAKDINNMEVDPPMEIHVSVEDVNDNAPQCENEESVFEVQENEPVGSLIGQLLVHDNDKAGTLNSQLIYTITSLSPPSESSIFSIDAASGKIQALRTLQRKEQQVYHLDVQVNDPGFSVTCKVVIKVIDVNNEMPLFEETDYGSHTLAEDTPVGHTVVTIRATDADDPDSGSSLIEYHISAGDDDEVFAVETDGKGVGHLIIAKPLDFESSATYKLQIDARNPEPLMKGLEYGPQSSTSVTVSVTDVDEPPQFSGDVWDVTVPEDITKGSVLLTVEATDPEGKEISFKIDGDTRGWLEIDAATGQIKTKENLDRESLENIEITVTAFEKENPEMSSEHAMSVNLLDVNDNYPKLTETQAFICAAKPESIIIKAKDGDSAPFSQPFTFALSRKSPNWDLRNIDGSTAKLTLKKTQSQDKTFTLSIDVKDNAGMGIPQSFEVRVCNCTELGYCYVAPEVHSFKYGMGTTIGILVGTLGFCILAFVIVINRINKSNKEKKKGEAEVQRPMI, encoded by the exons ATGTGCTGTTCAGTCATCACTCTGTGGAGTCACCTACTTGATCTCCCCGGGAAG GCTGTGATCATGACATCCATGGTGCATCTGTTGTTGCTCCCCCTCCTGCTCAGCATT GCTGGTGGGAAGGatctggaggagaagaagggcCCGTTTGAGGACACGATGCTCGATGTGCCAGAGGGAACACCGGTGCCATATCCCATGCACCAG tttcaaatGACCCATCCAGATGTAAATAATTTCAGGCTGAGTGGAGAAGAAAAGgatgtcattaaaatgtcaacGGATGGGTGGCTGTACCTGGAGAAGCCTCTGGACTGGTCCAAAGAAGACCATTACATCATCAAG GTGGAGGCATTGGCCGGGGACCAAGTTGTGGACGGGCCAATTTTTGTGACCATCAATGTTTTAGACATCAACAACAATGCTCCGAGCTTCAACCAGACTTACTACACAGCGCTTATTAGAGAAAACAGTgcagcag GTGTTCCATTTACCCGTGTGTTTGCATCGGATCTGGACGACCCCGAGACTACTAATGCTCACCTGACATACAGCCTGGTCAACCAGTTCCCCAACACGAAAAACATCATCCTGTTCCAGATCAACCCCAACACTGGAGAGATCTCCACCACAGAagaag GGGCAAAGATGCTAAAGGCCAGAGAGAGCATTCACTACAGCAGGGGAGAAGATCGGAGCCTTGACGCACTGAAGACAAAGTTTAACGAATACTGTCCCGGGCCGAAGACTCCTTATGAAGAAAACCCTTTTTTCACCTGTGTGGAGAGAGCAG aggtgaggaggaggagcatggACCCCCTAAACGACCCGGACTACACCCTGTTTGTGCGCGTGCAGGACCTGGGAGGAGCGTCGGAGTCGGCACTGAGTGGAAACACCAGAGTTCACATCATTGTGCAGCCAAACCTGTGGGTCAACCCCGGACCCATATCTATAACAGAGAACCTGGATGTGACTTATCCTCTGAAGATCGCAGAG GTTCAGTCCAATGACCCTGAAGCAATCTACAGCTTAGTGCAAAAAGAACGAGAGCTGAAATTCCCCTTCCAGATCACAGAAGATGGAAAAATATTCCTGACAGAGGCTCTGGACAGAGAAGACAAGGACATG tacAATCTGGTGGTGTTCGCAAAGGATATCAATAACATGGAGGTAGATCCACCCATGGAGATTCACGTCTCCGTGGAAGATGTGAACGACAATGCACCACAGTGTGAAAATGAGGAGAGTGTGTTTGAGGTGCAGGAGAATGAGCCTGTAG GCAGCCTGATAGGACAGCTGTTGGTCCATGACAACGATAAAGCCGGGACACTGAATTCTCAGCTGATTTACACCATTACGTCTCTGAGTCCACCTTCTGAATCCAGTATTTTCTCCATCGATGCTGCCTCTGGAAAAATCCAGGCTTTACGCACGCTGCAGAGAAAAGAACAGCAGGTCTATCACCTGGATGTCCAAGTCAACGATCCAG GTTTCAGTGTAACCTGTAAAGTTGTCATCAAGGTCATCGATGTCAACAATGAAATGCCACTGTTTGAGGAGACTGAT TATGGCAGCCACACTCTGGCAGAGGACACCCCAGTTGGACACACGGTGGTGACAATCAGAGCCACAGATGCTGACGACCCCGACAGCGGCAGCTCCCTTATTGAGTACCACATCTCTGCCGGTGACGATGATGAGGTTTTTGCTGTGGAGACGGACGGGAAAGGAGTTGGTCACCTGATCATAGCAAAG CCTCTGGACTTCGAGTCCTCCGCAACCTACAAGCTCCAGATTGATGCTCGTAACCCAGAGCCACTGATGAAAGGTCTGGAGTATGGCCCCCAGTCCTCCACCTCCGTCACTGTGTCCGTCACTGACGTGGACGAGCCCCCGCAGTTTAGCGGGGACGTCTGGGATGTGACTGTGCCTGAAGACATCACCAAGGGTTCAGTGCTGCTCACTGTGGAGGCAACGGACCCGGAGGGCAAAGAGATCAG TTTTAAGATTGACGGTGACACTCGTGGCTGGCTGGAGATCGATGCTGCCACAGGACAGATCAAGACCAAGGAGAACCTTGATAGAGAGAGCCTGGAGAACATTGAAATCACTGTGACTGCATTTGAGAAAG AGAACCCAGAGATGTCGTCGGAGCACGCCATGTCTGTCAATCTGCTGGATGTGAACGACAACTACCCCAAACTGACGGAGACCCAGGCCTTCATCTGTGCAGCAAAGCCTGAATCCATCATCATCAAGGCCAAAGATGGAGACAGCGCTCCTTTCTCCCAGCCCTTCACCTTTGCCCTTTCCCGGAAGTCACCCAACTGGGATCTGCGCAACATTGATG GTTCTACGGCAAAACTGAccctgaagaaaacacaaagtcaagATAAAACcttcacactctccattgatgTTAAAGACAATGCAGGCATGGGAATCCCACAGTCATTTGAGG TGAGAGTATGTAACTGCACAGAGTTGGGTTACTGCTACGTCGCACCAGAGGTTCATTCCTTCAAATATGGGATGGGAACCACCATCGGGATCCTGGTTGGAACTCTGGGATTCTGCA tACTTGCCTTCGTCATAGTCATCAATCGtattaataaatcaaacaaggagaagaagaaaggtgAAGCTGAGGTGCAGAGGCCCATGATATAG